GAACCCCTTGTGCGAGATGCTCTTCAATTTCACTGACAGGGATCCAGCCATAACCTAACTGATTCAAAATGGCATCAATAGCAGAGTTGAGAGAAGTAAAAAACCATGAATCTTGATAACGTTGATTAGAATCGGCAGCGTGTTGTTGGTGATGTTTATCAACCACTTGAATCATAGGTACGCATTTCAGTTTTGCTGTGCGTAACTCGGCGGGTAAATCAAAAATAGGGTGGTCACAGTGAGCAACGGGAATCACACTGACGTTTAATACTGCCCGTTTTTCTGTATTTAGACTCTCTGGCGCACTGATGATATACACATCATCTTGCTCTTGTTTAAATAACATGATGCCTTCATCGCGGACCGTTTCTTTCACGTGCACATGGGTGTTAGGGTATTGTTGATTAAAGCGTTTTAACCCGCTAAATAATTGTGTTTTGGGAAATAGACTATCAACCACTACGCTAATAACGGCTCGTTCGCCTTGAGTTAGTGCCTCGGCGCGAGCTTCTAAATCTCGCCACTGATCCAAAATAAATGCCGCCTGTTCGAGCAGAATTCGTCCCTGTTCAGTTAACACCAGCTTTCGTCCTTGTAAGTTGAGAATTTCTACACCAAGTCGTTGTTGTAATTGAGTTAATTGGTAACTAATTGCTGGTTGACTCTTAAATGTTTGCTCTGCTGCCTTGGCAATACTGCCTTGCTCGACCACTGCTCTTAGTACCTGCCATTGCTCAAGTGTTGTTTTTAACATATTAAACTTTTCGATGTTATCAATCAGATATTGTGAATTTTACTTCTAATTATCTGAGGTATAGTGACCTCCAACACAAAAACGAAACGAAATAGTGAGGGATTTAATATGTTCGACGTAAATGATTTAAGCGGTATTGTTGGTAAACACCTTGTTTATACTTACGACAATGGCTGGAATTATGAGTTTTACTTTAAAAACGACAACACAGCAGATTATCGAATTCACAGTGGTATCGTTGGTGGTCGTTGGGTTAAAGACCAACACGTCTATCTTGTTCGCGTAGCAAAAGATGTTTATAAAGTGTCATGGACTGAACCAACTGGTACAGATGTTAGCTTGATTGCAAACCTAGCAGATAAAGTGTTCCACGGGACTATCTTCTTCCCTCGTTGGGTAATTAACGATCCTAAAAAAACAGTTTGTTTCCAAAACGAGCACATTGCACAAATGGAAGCGTACCGCGCGGAAGGCCCTGCTTACCCAACAGAAGTGATTGATGAATTTGCGACCATCACTTTCGTTCGTGATGCAGGCATTAACAACGAAGAAGTGATTAATTGCCCTGCAAGTGAGTTACCAGCAAACTTCCCTGAAAATCTAAAATAAGCTGACTTCCTAGGGTAACAGCACCTGTATACATTAGATGGATGTGTACGTTAGAAAAAACGCCAGAGAGGATGCTCTCCGGCGTTTTTTATGTCACTAATTGCAACCCAACTTATTTAAAAAAACGGCCTGGGTCATCACTGAAAATACCATCCACTTGATTCAACAGAGAGAATTTCTCAGGTTTGTTCACTGTGTAACACCACACTTGATAGCCTTCGCGATGGAGATCGGCAATATGCCGCTGGGTCAACCATTTGTAGTTTACGTTACAGCTAAATGCTTTAACTTCTTTAAGTACACGGCGGTCACTTTGGGTTAAACGTTCAGTCAGTACCCCGAGCTTGTACCCAGGACAGTGAGCATACAGTTGGCGAATAATGTCATGACTGAAACTCGATAACATGATTTTATCTTTAGGTAACTGGCATTGGTCGAGTTGCTCTTTGAGTTGGGATGCCACTGCCGCAACGTCATGGCGATCGACTTTCACCTCTATGTTGAGGCCTAGTGCGTGTTTGGTTGCCAATGACAGTAATTCCGCCAGCGTCATAATGAGTTCATTGGCAAACTTGGCATCGAACCAAGAGCCAAAATCTTTACTGCGCAATTCGTCGAGAGTCATTTCATCGATACGTCCTTGGCCGTTACTGCAGCGATCAATGGTGTGATCGTGGCAAACGACTAGAATATTATCTTTCGTTGGCTGAACATCCACTTCAACCCAATTCAAGCCTAAATCAATGGCGGCTTGAACACTAACACGGGTATTCTCTGGAAAATGGGCAGCCACGCCCCGGTGACCAACAATAACAAGTGACATGGTTTATTCCTTTTACTCGTAAGAACGCTCAGTTGTACTGATAAGTTCTACACGATGGCTTTGGCAAAGTTGTTGTAAAGCGATGCTAGGTTTATCAATAAACAGGCAATCGATGTCATTTAGTGTAGCGCTAACTACAGGAGCATAGCGACCATATTTTGTGTGATCGGCCACAAGCCAGCACTGTTCACTTTGACTGATGATAGTACGACTGAGCGCGGCCTCTTCGGGGGTAAAATCGAGCAATTCTCCTCGCTCGTTTAATCCACCCACACCAAACACACCGATCTTGATGTTAAATTGTCGATAGAAATCAGTTGTGACTTCTCCCACGGTATCTTGATCAGAATGACGCACTGCGCCACCAGCCAAATGAAGAGCGATATTGGGGTTATGACTGAGTACCAATGCCGCATTAATATTATTGGTAACCACCGTAAGGCCCGAGTGATCGAGTAGGGCCTGCGCTACATATTTTGGGGTGGTTCCAATACCCAAGAAAATGCTGGTTTGTTCAGGTAAACAATCGACGACTCGTTGAGCGATCGCTTGTTTTTGCGCACTGTGCTGCAAGTCTCGGTTAGAAAACGATAAATTGTCATTTTGTGTCGGTAAACAGATTCCGCCATGTACTCGTTTGACCAATCCCAACTCATTTAAGTCATTCATATCTTTGCGGATAGTTTGCACAGATACCGCAAGATGCTGTGCTAAGTGACCACTGGTGAGTACACCTTGTGATTGTTGTAATTGCTGTAAAATTTGTTTCTGTCGTGTTGATAGGCTCACTCTGATCCCTTATTACTGCTTAGAGGGTGGAAGATTGCTTTTCGTTATAACATCTCTCGTTACTGCATCTTGAACTCGCTACCAATACGTTTGCCCATTTGATCAAATAGGTGTAGTTGTTCTAAAGGAATAAACAGATCTATTTCACCATTTACAGGTAGAGTCATTTCTGATGTCATTGCAATAAACGGCTGCGCTTTCTGTTGTTCATCAACTATGGAGCCATGAACTAATTGATTCGGTCCTAATGGTTCAATTACCCCGATTTTAAAGCGCAATTTTAATGAAGGACCATCACAATGAAGTTGCGCCTGTTCAGGACGAATCCCTAAGGTGCATGTTGTCGAATGAATAGGGGAAGAAAGCGTCAATGTTTGACCAGCCACTAGCAGTGAATTATTTTGCCCAAGAGCGGGAAGGAAATTCATGGCAGGGCTGCCAATAAAGCTGGCGACAAATGTAGAAGCTGGTTGGTGATAGATCTCTTTCGGAGTGCCGATTTGTTCAATACTGCCTTCTTTAAGCACCACAATACGGTCGGCTAGCGTCATCGCTTCGACTTGGTCGTGAGTAACGTAAACACTGGTCACGTTCAATTCTCGCTGCAGCTTTTTGATCTCTAACCGCATGTGCGAACGCAGTGCCGCATCAAGGTTTGAGAGTGGCTCATCAAATAAAAACAGTTGAGGATCGCGCACAATTGCCCGTCCCATTGCCACGCGCTGACGTTGACCTCCCGACAATTTAGATGGTTTACGGTCGAGATAGTCTTCGATTTTTAATGTTGTCGCAACGCTTCGAATTTTTTGTTCAATCGTACCTTTATCCACACCGCGGTTTTTTAACCCATAAGCCAAGTTTTGGTACACCGTCATATGCGGATAGAGCGCGTAATTTTGAAATACCATCGCTATGTCACGCTGAGCCGGTTTAATTTGGTCAACTCGGCGTCCGTTAAGGTAAATCGCACCGGAATTAATGGCCTCTAAGCCTGCAATCGAGCGTAACAGTGATGACTTACCACACCCTGATGGGCCAACTAACACAATGAACTCGCCATGTTGAATATCAAGATTGATACCACGTACGGCACGGTGACCATTCTCGTAGGTTTTAACAATATCTTGTAATTTGAGCATGGTGTTAACCAATGAATCTGGAGAAGCATTTAACTCAAGTGCAGTATTATTTTTCACTTTCGACGAGTCCTTTTACAAAATAGCGTTGGAAAATGGCCACAATCAGTACCGGTGGCAACATGGCGAAGATGATCATGGCAAAGGCATAATCGTAACGAGGCATCTTGGCTTCGCTGATGTTATTGAGTATCTGTTTAATGCCCATAATGATGGTGTAGTAATGTTCATCAGTGGTGATCATCATTGGCCATAAATATTGGTTCCAGCCAACAACGAACATAATGATAAAAATGGCGGCCATCATTGTGCGCGATAGGGGGAGCACCATATCAATGAAAAAGCGAATGGGTCCTGCATTGTCAAGTTGTGCCGCTTCATACAGTTCATCGGGAAGAGTTTGGTAGAACTGGCGAAAGAAAAATGTGGCAGTGGCTGATGCAATCAAAGGCAGAATCAAGCCGGAATAGTGATTGAGCATGCCCAGCTTTGTCACCACTTCGTACGAAGGGATAATCCGAACTTCAAGAGGAAGTAGTAAGGTAACGAAAATGAGCCAAAACCACGCAGTAGCATAAGGCAAACGAAAGTAGACCAGTGCGTAAGCAGCGATCATCGAAATAATGATTTTACCGATGGCAAAACCTAACCCCATAATCAGTGAGTTAATGATCATGGTTTGCGCTGTGACATCTCCTGCAAAACCTAATCCTTGTGACCAAGCGACTTTATAAGCGTCGAACCCTTGTTTACCGATATCCCATTGCAGACCATTACTGATGATCGAGTTAGGCTCGTGAGTTGAGCTGGCAAAAATGAGCCAAACGGGGGCAAGCATAAACAGCACCCCGAGTATTAAAATAATATGGTCGAACCATTGAATCCTTTTCATGCATCCTCCTAATAATGAATGCGCTTTTCAACCACGCGAAACTGTATTGCGGTGAGTAATAACACTAAGATGAGCAGTACCACCGATTGCGCAGCGCTTCCGCCTAAATCGGCGCCAATGAAACCGTCTTGGTAAACTTTATAAACCAGCGAAGTTGTACTGCCACCTGGGCCGCCACCGGTCATGGTGTCGATGACACCGAAGGTTTCAAAAAAGGCATAAGTGAGATTAATAACCAGCAGAAAAAATCCAGTGGGTGCGAGCAGAGGAAAGGTGATTGTCCAAAATCGACGGATATCACTGGCACAATCGAGCATGGCTGCCTCGCGAACCGCTAACGAAATGGACTGTAAGCCCGCGAGAAAATAGACAAAATTTACTGGAACTTGCTTCCATACCGAGACTAAGACTAACGCGAACATAGCGTCGTTGGGTTTAGTTTGGGCTGAAAAATCCCATCCTAGAGACTGCAGAGCCTGAGTTAAAATACCAATGCTAGGATCAAACATAAAACCGCCCATAAGACCGGCAACTGCAGGCGCAACGGCATATACCCACGTTAAGGTGGTACGGTAGATGCTCTGACCATGTAATATCTGGTTCGCTTTCACGGCCAACAATAGTGCAATCCCCAGTGATAAAAACGCGACGATTACTGAGAAAATAAGCGTAAACCAGAGTGACTGTAGATAATCAGAAGAAGAAAAGAGAATTTGATAGTTTTCGAGCCCAACAAAGTTTGAAGTGAGCCCCCAAGGATCCTCTAGGTGAAACGACATCACCAAAGCTTCACCTGCAGGATAGAGAAAAAAGATCGCGATGATGGCTATTTGAGGAAACAGCAGCGCATACGGAAGTAAGCTGTGTTGGAATTGTTGTCGACGTTGCACAGTGTAATAAACCTAATAATGACCAATGGAAAAAGGCAACACCCCAAGGTGCTGCCTCGTTGTACTATTGAACAGTACGTTTAAAGCGATTAAGTAGCTGTTCGCTCTCTTTTTCCACTTTATTCAAACTGGTTTTGACACTGGTTTGGCCGGCAAATATTTTGTCAAATTCGCGGTCCATAACGGTGCGAATTTGTGGGTAGAAACCAAGACGGTAACCTTTATTCCAATCACCAGAAGGTAATGTAAGTTGTTTTACACCCACTTCTGCATCAGGGTTCGATTGGTAATAACCGGATTGTTTGGTTTTGTCATAAGCTGCAGTGGTCACCGGAACATAGCCAGTGGTTTCATGCCAATACATTTGTACATCTGGGCGAGTAAGGTAGTGAAAAAACGCCGCAACACCTTTATCTTCGGTTGATGAGTGACCATTTAGAGCGAACAGCGCACCGCCACCGATAAAGGTGTGATAACCACCTTCTTTTGTTAAAGAAGACCAATAAGGTAGGTAAGTCGTACCCATATCAAATTTTACACGTGCGCGTAGACCACCAAATGAACCGGACGAACCAACCCACATGGCCACTTCTTGCTTTTCAAAAGGGGTTTGGTTAGCGTCCCAATCCGTTCCATAGTATTTGAAGTAGCCTTTTTTCGCCCACTCTTGCAGCTTGGTGATATGCATAACCATATCTTTAGAGTTGAACATTAGTTTGGTTGCAAAGCCATCGTAACCATTTTCTTTATCGGCTAACGGTAGGTTATGACGGGATTTGAAGTTTTCAAACATGGTCCAAGGCGTTAGTGATTCAGAGAAGGTAGCATAACCTTTAGCCTTAAGTTTTTTCGCCAATGCTTCTAACTCTTCATAGGTTTGTGGCGCTTGACCATTCACTTTCGCCAAAATGTCTTTGTTGTAATACAAAACAGGTGTTGAGCTGTTAAAAGGCATACCAATCATTTTACCAGTACTGTCAGCATAGAATTGACGAACGCCGGCAATATACTCGTTCGAATCAAACTTGTAGCCCGCTTGTGTAAGAATATCTTGTACTGGTTTTGCCACGCCTTTAGCGCTCATGATAGTCGCTGAGCCTGCGTCAAACACTTGCAGAATATTGGGCGCATCGCCACCTCGATAGGCTGCGATACCGGCTGTTAGTGTTTCGGTATAAGTGCCTTTAAACACGGGAGTGACTTTATATTCCGATTGGGAAGCGTTGAAGTCGGTAGCAATTTTATTTACCGTTTCGCCTAATTGCCCCCCCATAGCATGCCACCAAGTGATGTTGGTAACAGCGTAACTTGGGCTGGAGATTGCCGCTGACATGATTCCTGCTAACCATAGCTTATTCATTATTGTTCCTTTTCTGTTTCGAACGAGAGTGTTTGGGTTTCGTATGACGTTATGTTGCGCGAGGAATGTGTCGTTGCTGTGGAAGAAACATGGCAAAAGATTGAAGGATTTATTATCAATCCTTGTTATTTCTATCAATTGCACTGAATCAGTGCGTAATGTAGTCATATTGCACTGTTTTGGTTGTTTTATTTAGGATAACTGACTGGTAAATTTTATTTTTGCAAAATATTATTGGATCGTAATGGCTGAAAACCGCTATCATTAGTTATAAAACAATTGTCACAGAACCGCTCAAACCACCTCAGGATAGAGGTTTATTGAGTCTGCAAAAACAAGGAAAGAAGTATGAAAATAGGTATTATTGGTGCTGGCGCTGTTGGTGTTGGTATTTGTAACTACTTGTTGACGTTGGGCAGTGTTAGTGAATTGGTGCTACTTGATAAAGACATTATGCGAGCTGAAGGCGAAGTGTTTGATTTTCGCCACACCGCTGCGCTCACCTTTAGTAAAAATACGCGTATCATTCCTAGCGATAATTATATGGATATGCTGGGAGCGGATATTGTTGTGATTACTGCTGGTGCTCAAATCAAGCAAGGCCAAACACGTATGGATCTGGCGGAGATCAATAGTCGCATTGGTGTCGATATCGCTGGAAAAGTTGAACGCGTGGCTCCCAATGCCATTTTAATTATTGTGACCAACCCATGTGATATCGTGACACACAGTATCATTGCGAATACCGGTTACAGTGCTGATAAGGTAATTTCTGCTGGATGTGTGGTGGACACTGCTCGGTTAATGACGATAGTCGCTGAGCGTGTCAATCTCGATCCGAAGAACGTGTTTGGCTACGTGCTAGGTGAACATGGTAGCCATTGTTTTACGCCGAAAAGTTTAATTAGCATTGCAGGCCAACCTGCCGACTATTATTGCGATGCCAATGATGTACCGCGCATCGACGCAGATGAGCTGTTAGAGTCTGTAAAACAAGCTGGTTTTGAAATTTTCCGTCGTAAAAACAATACCACTCATGGCATCGCCGCCAGTGTGTTTCGAATTATTCAATCAATCGTTATTAATGAACGTTCTGTATTGCCGGTAGGTACTCTGCTGCAAGGAGAATATGGGTTAACGGACGTGGTGATGAGCCTACCTGTGGTGGTAGGGAAGAGTGGTGTTGAAAAAATCCTTACACACCCGTTTAGCGATGAAGAGCGCGAAGTGATGCAGCAAATTGCAGGTGAGCTGCGCGAACACATGATGATGGTTGCGAAGGCTACGGGTCTCAATATTTAACTTTGATTCATTTCACCAGTAACACCGTGACATAAAGCAGAGTTATAGATGATAAAGGCGAATGACTTGATCATTCGCCTTTTTCTATTTCTACATTATGTTAACCAAATAAAAATAGAGTCTTTAGTTTGAGAAAGGGATTAAATGCTCATTGAACAGCGACCGGTGTTTGATTTGGGTAGATGAACTTAGTGATATCGAAGCCTGCTTTCTGTGCTTGTGCTAGAGCCGTTTTTTTCTGTAAAGGCGTTAATGTTGGAGAGCGAGACAGTAGCCAAAAATAGTCTTGGTTATAGCTCGTAACGAGTGCCATAGAGTAGTCTGGATCTAAATAAAACACGACGTAACTGCCATAAAATGGTCCGAAGAACGACACTTTTAAATGGCCCACGTCACTGCGAGTAACAAACTTGGCTGTGCCGACCGCTTGCGACCACTGTTTTTCTTTAGGATTCCATCCACGATTAACGACGCTAACGGTGCCATCGCTTTTAAGACGATAGGTCGCTTGAATATTCGAAAGACCGCGTTCAAAACTGTGGTCTAGGCGAGCAATCTCATACCAAGTTCCAAGGTAGCGACTTAAATCAAAATTATTAACCGGTTCGATATTGTCCGGTTTACCTGTACAACCCACTAACATAATTAGCGTCAATATAAGAGCGCTAACTTGTTTAATTATCCTCATATTAATCCTCCTTTTTTTACTCATTATTAACGCGTTAGCTTTGTTTAACAACAGTTGAACGTGAAAATGCGTTCGGTCGTTGAGCTTGGTAACAAAAGAGGATAGAATCCGAAATTCAGTTGATAATGAGAGTGTTTATCAATAACATGTCCGAACCTTCATGCGGTAATTGATAACAGATGATGAAAATGATGAAACCTAGCCTAGTCCTGATTTCTCTGGCAGTCACGATGCCGGTATTTGCCAATTCCCTAGAGGACGCCAAGGCGATTGAAAATCGAACCAATACAGCGTCGGCTGTCAGCCAGAAAACCGTGGATAAAAGTGCTACGGCCGCATTAGAGCTCCGCGCGGAAATCGAACAGCTTACTGAAGAAACTAAGAATTTAAAGGTGTATCGCGATCACCTTCAAGGTCTTGTTAAGAGCCAGCATAATGAAATGGCAAGCTTGAATGACCAAATTGCGGAAATCAAAAATACTCGTCAAGGTATTGTCCCTTTAATGTATGACATGCTTGATGGCCTACAAAAGATCGTGAGTCAAGATCGTCCGATTAAAGAAGAAGGGCGCCTAGCGCGAGTTGCAAAATTAAAAGCTTTGATGCCACGAGCTGATGTCTCTGATGCTGAAAAATACCGCCGCATCCTTGAAGCTTATCAAATCGAAATCGACTATGGCACCAAGCTTGGCACTTATGAAGGTCGCATCTCATTGGGTGATGCACAACAAATGGAAGCAGAAGTGCTCTATTTAGGTCGTGTATCGCTGGTGGCTCGTAACTTGAGCCAAACGCGTTACTGGACTTGGAATGCTAACCAACGTCAATGGCAAGCGCTTGATAGCAGTGATAAGGAAGATATTGATAAAGCCTTTAAACTCGCGGAACAACAAATTGCGCCAACGTTCCTAACTCTTCCTGTATCACTTACTAAAGCGGAGGCAAAATAAGATGAAATTGAAACAGTTAGCCAAAGCCATTGCGGTCACTGTTGCTTTATCTGCCTCGTCAACAGCAAGTTGGGCAGCACAAGATTTGACCACGAAGGCTCAAGTTGAAAATAAGCAAGAACGTGCACATAACGCAACACGCGAAGCCAATTTTAAAGCGCAAGAAGCGGAGCTGAAAAAGAAAAAAGCAGAGCTCGTTGCACTGCGTAACTCCCTTCAGAAGCAGGCCGATCAATTATCAGCTCAGTTCAGTAAAAATGAAGACCAATTGGCCCGTCTTGAAGAAAAACTGCGTCTCGAAAGTGGCTCGCTAGGTGAGATCTTCGGCGTGGTTCGTCAAAATGCCAAAGAACTGCAAAGTGATATGAGTAGCTCTGTCACTGGAGCCGATCGCCAACAATTAGCCAGTGTGATTGATGATATTGTTGCAGCTAAGTCATTGCCATCAATGAAGCAATTGATCGGTTTGTGGCATAGCATGGAAGAGCAAGTTCAGGCGAGCGGTGAAATTGCGCCAATCACGATTTCTTACATCAATGGCGACGGGAAAACCGTTCAAGAAAAAGCGGTTCGTTTAGGTACGTTCGGTTTAGTGACTGAGCAAGGTTACGTGCAGTGGAACAATGCTCGTAAAGACGCAGTTGCTTATGACCGTCAACCAGAAGATGGACCGACGCTAACGTCATTGAATGATGTGTTACAGGGTGACGTTAAAAATATCGTACTTGACCCTTCGCATGGCACACTCACTAAGCAACTTGCGCTTGAACCCACCATGATGGATCGCCTAGAAGCTGGCGGTGCGGTTGGTAATATGATTATTGCGCTTTTAGTCATCGGTTTGATCATCGCAGGTTATCGTGGTGTGACGCTGACTCTTGCACGCAAACAGATTAAAGCTCAGCTTAAAAATCCAAGTCAACCAACCAACAACCCATTAGGGCGTGTTCTGTCTGTGTACAGCAAAGAGAAAAAACTGACAGTAGAAGCGCTGGAACTGCGTCTTTTGGAAGCGGTTGTTGATGAACAAACTCAGTTAGAACGTGGTTTATCCATGTTAAAACTTCTAGCAGCACTTGCGCCAATGTTGGGCCTGCTTGGTACCGTAACCGGTATGATCGAAACGTTCCAAGTGATTACTCAATTTGGTAATGGTGATCCAAAAGTTATGGCTGGTGGTATCTCTATGGCGTTGGTGACAACGGTTCTTGGCCTAGTGGCTGCAATGCCGCTACTGCTAAGTCACAACATCTTAAGCTCACAAGCAGAAAGTATTCGTAATATCCTTGAAAAACAGGGTATTAGTTTAGTCGCTGAGCAAGCTGAACAAGAAAGTAACGCGAAACAAGCTGCGTAAGGATTAGCAATGAATCATGCAGACTGGTTATTTGCATTGAGAAACGCGATGGCACCGCTCTCTGAGTTCATGTCTCAGGGCGGAGTGGTGCTGTGGTGGCTTGCTGCTGTGGTTGCGATTTACTGGTTGTTAGTGATTGAACGAGTTATCTATCTGGCGGTGGCGTTTCCTAAACAACGTCAAGCTTGGATTGAACAGTGGCAACAACGTACAGAGCATCACACTTGGTATGCACAAGCGATTCGTCAGGGCTGGCTTGGCCAAGCTCATGATGGCTTAATGCAAAACTTAAATATTATTAAGGTGTTAGTGGCTATCTGCCCAATGTTAGGTTTATTGGGCACGGTAACAGGGATGATCTCTGTGTTTGATGTCATGGCGACACTGGGTAGTAGCAACCCTAAATTGATGGCCTCTGGCATTTCGCTTGCGACTTTGCCGACAATGGCGGGCATGGTTGCCGCATTAGCAGGCATGTTTGCGCATGCTCGTTTAGCAAAAAAATGCCAACTTTCTGAATTGAAATTAGAAAAAGCGTTAAGGAGTCAGCGATGAGACTGGGCCGACGACAGTCACAACCGGAAGAAGCACAAATCGACCTTACTTCCATGTTGGATATTGTGTTTATCATGTTGATCTTCTTTATTGTAACTAGCTCTTTTGTCAAAGAGTCTGGTGTTGAAGTCAATCGACCTACGGCATCGCATGTGGTCAGTCAGAAAAACGCGGGTATTTTTGTCGCGATTACTTCTGCTAACGATATCTATATCGACAAACAACAAGTAGATGTAGAGCGGGTACAAGCTCGTTTGGAGCATTTGCGCATGGAACAGCCTAAAGCCTCTTTGGTTATTCAAGCGGATGAACATGCCTATAACGGCACTGTCGTAAAAGTAATGGATGCAGCAAAAGGTGCGGGAATCGCTAATATTGCTTTGGCGGCGGAGAAACGCTAATGCGCCGATTACTCTTAGCCACTCCGCTTGCTGCTATTATCGCTTTTGGGCTATTTGCATGTATGGCATTGATGGTTGATAACGGGGTGCAGCGCGCCCCCAAAAAATCGGATCCTGTGCGTTTTAACATGGTGATGCTGGAACAAGAGCAAGCTGTTCAGCGCCGTCAACGTGCTGTCCCACCACAACCACAAGCGCCAACTCCACCAGATCAGTCATCGACCAATCGTCGTCCTATGACGACTGCCGCGAGCAGTAATGTTTCCCCAGCAAAAGTTCCTTCTTTAGGGTTGGATACCGCGATTAATGGGTTAGCGATTAGTGCGCCTAAATTCGGTGAT
This genomic window from Vibrio tritonius contains:
- a CDS encoding lactate/malate family dehydrogenase; translation: MKIGIIGAGAVGVGICNYLLTLGSVSELVLLDKDIMRAEGEVFDFRHTAALTFSKNTRIIPSDNYMDMLGADIVVITAGAQIKQGQTRMDLAEINSRIGVDIAGKVERVAPNAILIIVTNPCDIVTHSIIANTGYSADKVISAGCVVDTARLMTIVAERVNLDPKNVFGYVLGEHGSHCFTPKSLISIAGQPADYYCDANDVPRIDADELLESVKQAGFEIFRRKNNTTHGIAASVFRIIQSIVINERSVLPVGTLLQGEYGLTDVVMSLPVVVGKSGVEKILTHPFSDEEREVMQQIAGELREHMMMVAKATGLNI
- a CDS encoding lipocalin family protein, whose product is MRIIKQVSALILTLIMLVGCTGKPDNIEPVNNFDLSRYLGTWYEIARLDHSFERGLSNIQATYRLKSDGTVSVVNRGWNPKEKQWSQAVGTAKFVTRSDVGHLKVSFFGPFYGSYVVFYLDPDYSMALVTSYNQDYFWLLSRSPTLTPLQKKTALAQAQKAGFDITKFIYPNQTPVAVQ
- a CDS encoding DUF3450 domain-containing protein, which translates into the protein MKMMKPSLVLISLAVTMPVFANSLEDAKAIENRTNTASAVSQKTVDKSATAALELRAEIEQLTEETKNLKVYRDHLQGLVKSQHNEMASLNDQIAEIKNTRQGIVPLMYDMLDGLQKIVSQDRPIKEEGRLARVAKLKALMPRADVSDAEKYRRILEAYQIEIDYGTKLGTYEGRISLGDAQQMEAEVLYLGRVSLVARNLSQTRYWTWNANQRQWQALDSSDKEDIDKAFKLAEQQIAPTFLTLPVSLTKAEAK
- a CDS encoding MotA/TolQ/ExbB proton channel family protein; translated protein: MKLKQLAKAIAVTVALSASSTASWAAQDLTTKAQVENKQERAHNATREANFKAQEAELKKKKAELVALRNSLQKQADQLSAQFSKNEDQLARLEEKLRLESGSLGEIFGVVRQNAKELQSDMSSSVTGADRQQLASVIDDIVAAKSLPSMKQLIGLWHSMEEQVQASGEIAPITISYINGDGKTVQEKAVRLGTFGLVTEQGYVQWNNARKDAVAYDRQPEDGPTLTSLNDVLQGDVKNIVLDPSHGTLTKQLALEPTMMDRLEAGGAVGNMIIALLVIGLIIAGYRGVTLTLARKQIKAQLKNPSQPTNNPLGRVLSVYSKEKKLTVEALELRLLEAVVDEQTQLERGLSMLKLLAALAPMLGLLGTVTGMIETFQVITQFGNGDPKVMAGGISMALVTTVLGLVAAMPLLLSHNILSSQAESIRNILEKQGISLVAEQAEQESNAKQAA
- a CDS encoding MotA/TolQ/ExbB proton channel family protein, with protein sequence MNHADWLFALRNAMAPLSEFMSQGGVVLWWLAAVVAIYWLLVIERVIYLAVAFPKQRQAWIEQWQQRTEHHTWYAQAIRQGWLGQAHDGLMQNLNIIKVLVAICPMLGLLGTVTGMISVFDVMATLGSSNPKLMASGISLATLPTMAGMVAALAGMFAHARLAKKCQLSELKLEKALRSQR
- a CDS encoding ExbD/TolR family protein, whose amino-acid sequence is MRLGRRQSQPEEAQIDLTSMLDIVFIMLIFFIVTSSFVKESGVEVNRPTASHVVSQKNAGIFVAITSANDIYIDKQQVDVERVQARLEHLRMEQPKASLVIQADEHAYNGTVVKVMDAAKGAGIANIALAAEKR
- a CDS encoding energy transducer TonB, producing MRRLLLATPLAAIIAFGLFACMALMVDNGVQRAPKKSDPVRFNMVMLEQEQAVQRRQRAVPPQPQAPTPPDQSSTNRRPMTTAASSNVSPAKVPSLGLDTAINGLAISAPKFGDFGVNQQAMPLYRVEPQYPMRALKRNIEGYVVMSFTIDETGRPTDIQVVEANPRHMFEREARRALKSWKYQPKVADGKAVTQPGQTVKLEFKLAK